GTAAAAATTAACCTGGAAGCTTTAGAAATTCTGTTTAATTCCTTTGATAAATTTTCTTGAGGAAGGGAAAGCCAACAATATTCGCATTACCAACATATTTAAAGCATTTATTAACGGAATAAAAAGACATTTATTTTCTTCCAATCCCCTTGTAGATAAAGCCTGATCTTTTTAGGAGTTCCTTATCGAGGATATTTCTTCCATCAATAATCAAATTTCCTCTCATTAAATTTCTAATTTTTGCCCAGTCGATGTTTTTGTACTCTTTCCAGTCTGTTGTAATTAAAAGCGCATCAGTATCTTTTGCTACAGAGTAAACATCATCTGATAAATAAATTTCTTTTAAAATTGTTTTTGCTTTTTTGTGGGCTATATAGTCATGTGCTTTTACAATAGATCCTTCTTTTTGAAGTTCACGAATGATTTTTATGCTTATCGATTCTCTTATGTCGTCTGTTCCTCCTTTAAATGCTAAGCCAAATACAGAGACAGTTTTTCCTTCCAGATTTCCTAAGACTTCCTTTAATTTCTCAATTGCTACCAAATATTGGACCTCATTAACTTTGTATGCTTTTTCAACAATGCTTATATTCGCTCCAGCTCTTTTTGAAAAGCTGACCAAATTTTTTGTATCCTTTGGTAAGCATGAACCGCCAAAACCAATGCCTGCTTTTAAAAAGTCTTTCCCAATTCTTGGGTCAAGTCCAATGCCAAGAGCAATGTCATCAATGTTTCCTCCTAACTTATCTGAGAGGTTTGCAATTTCGTTAATAAATGATATTTTTGTAGCAAGGAATGCATTTGATGCATATTTTATAAGAATCGCGCTTATCGGGTCTGTAAATATCTTTGGAGCATTAAAGTCTTTATAGATTTCGTTAAGTAAGTTTTTTGCGTAATTATCTTCAGTACCAATGACGATTCTTGAAGGATTTAAAGCGTCATTCAAAGAATTTCCTTCTCGCAGAAATTCTGGATTTATTACAATATGAAAATTATTGGATTTAAGCTCATTTTTTATAAATTGAAAATCATCTGGATTTATAGTGCTCTTTACAGCAATGA
This Caldisericum sp. DNA region includes the following protein-coding sequences:
- a CDS encoding UDP-glucose/GDP-mannose dehydrogenase family protein is translated as MNILIIGTGYVGLATGIALALKGKNVLFVDKNKDKIKQLMSGKLFFYEPELQSALEKALSNKGVRFSDTLDEINEKIDLIFICVGTPVLKSGKTNMENIKQAIYNIKKYFNYDIVIAVKSTINPDDFQFIKNELKSNNFHIVINPEFLREGNSLNDALNPSRIVIGTEDNYAKNLLNEIYKDFNAPKIFTDPISAILIKYASNAFLATKISFINEIANLSDKLGGNIDDIALGIGLDPRIGKDFLKAGIGFGGSCLPKDTKNLVSFSKRAGANISIVEKAYKVNEVQYLVAIEKLKEVLGNLEGKTVSVFGLAFKGGTDDIRESISIKIIRELQKEGSIVKAHDYIAHKKAKTILKEIYLSDDVYSVAKDTDALLITTDWKEYKNIDWAKIRNLMRGNLIIDGRNILDKELLKRSGFIYKGIGRK